A single genomic interval of Aureliella helgolandensis harbors:
- a CDS encoding ABC transporter permease subunit, with translation MTRLLIKKYIHESYPLFLACAILLTVFCMGRVWIVCQFDLQQFEPFLQQLKPFEKFMPVPLEQLLTHSGAIAMTLNEPLLTLSILLWCVARGSDVVSGELSRGTMEMLLAHPISRCRLLLTHAAMTTLGLAGLCGVIWLALYSAIQINTVRETVAAEMQLNIPFLPLQIPITLGSPEEVAVPLSEKVDAALYAMPCLNLFGLGFVILCLSILCSSIDRYRWRTIGVVLGIYISQFLLLLLSKATSATELAGRFTFLSLYQPDAIVQLARQDASRAWWLLSPNSRTLEAGALQASWPFEMLGPAALPLLLLGLGGAMLLAAVQCFERRDLAPPL, from the coding sequence TTGACCCGCTTGCTCATCAAAAAGTACATCCATGAATCATACCCCCTATTCCTAGCGTGCGCAATTCTCTTGACCGTCTTCTGCATGGGACGCGTGTGGATCGTTTGCCAATTCGACCTACAGCAGTTCGAACCCTTCCTGCAGCAACTGAAGCCGTTTGAGAAGTTCATGCCAGTCCCTCTTGAGCAACTACTGACTCACTCCGGGGCCATAGCCATGACTCTCAACGAACCTCTCCTCACGCTAAGCATCCTTCTCTGGTGCGTCGCTCGCGGCTCGGACGTGGTAAGCGGTGAGCTCAGTCGCGGCACCATGGAAATGCTGCTAGCCCACCCCATTTCACGCTGCCGACTACTGCTTACGCATGCTGCCATGACAACTCTTGGACTAGCGGGGCTTTGCGGCGTGATCTGGTTGGCTCTCTACAGCGCCATCCAAATCAATACCGTGCGGGAGACCGTGGCGGCAGAAATGCAGCTCAACATCCCCTTCCTGCCACTTCAAATTCCAATCACCCTCGGAAGTCCAGAGGAAGTAGCGGTCCCACTATCCGAGAAAGTGGATGCAGCTCTCTACGCCATGCCTTGCCTCAACCTATTTGGGCTCGGCTTTGTCATACTCTGCCTGTCGATCTTGTGCAGCAGTATTGATCGCTACCGCTGGCGGACCATTGGAGTGGTGCTTGGCATCTACATCTCGCAATTCCTACTATTGCTGCTCAGCAAAGCCACCTCCGCCACTGAGCTCGCAGGACGCTTTACCTTTCTTTCGCTCTACCAACCCGACGCTATCGTCCAACTCGCTCGGCAAGATGCCAGTCGCGCGTGGTGGCTACTCTCCCCCAACAGCCGCACACTAGAGGCGGGAGCTCTGCAGGCGAGCTGGCCATTCGAAATGCTCGGTCCCGCCGCCCTACCACTGCTCCTCCTGGGTCTTGGCGGAGCCATGCTGCTCGCGGCAGTCCAGTGCTTTGAACGCCGCGATCTAGCACCGCCACTCTAG
- a CDS encoding ABC transporter ATP-binding protein gives MWAIETNRLSKRFGEVHSLVDCNLQVPQGIVFGLLGPNGAGKSTLLRSLLGFVRPTSGQGAVCGYNILHHSLQVRQQVAYLPGDARLYRSMRGSRILEMFAELHPCGSLLRSQAVAQRLDLDVSRRVAFMSTGMRQKLALAIVLGNRAPVVILDEPTANLDPAVTASVLDLVREARSHGQTVVLSSHIFSDIDSTCDEAAIMRSGSIVAQHRLDELASLHSVQALVSKHNGPAELPLSLRDEATYPPFVKFCQLVTTTRNAPQPNGEPAAKLLLQLNGSGRDWLPWLADLQANWPALCELKIERAGIRSIYDRHLSTPTNQAVPPVQEPSN, from the coding sequence GTGTGGGCAATTGAAACCAACCGCCTATCCAAGCGATTTGGCGAAGTCCACTCGTTGGTGGATTGCAATTTGCAGGTCCCCCAAGGCATCGTATTTGGCTTGCTGGGCCCCAACGGCGCCGGCAAATCAACCTTGCTACGCTCCCTGCTGGGCTTTGTCCGCCCCACGTCCGGACAGGGGGCCGTTTGCGGGTACAACATTTTGCACCACAGTCTGCAAGTCCGGCAGCAGGTCGCCTACCTTCCCGGCGATGCGAGACTCTACCGCTCAATGCGTGGCTCGCGAATCCTTGAGATGTTTGCCGAACTCCACCCCTGCGGCTCACTGCTCCGATCGCAAGCAGTTGCGCAACGACTCGACCTAGACGTCTCTCGGCGCGTGGCATTCATGTCGACAGGCATGCGTCAAAAGCTGGCGCTGGCGATCGTACTGGGCAACCGCGCCCCGGTCGTCATCCTGGATGAACCGACGGCCAACCTCGACCCGGCCGTTACCGCCTCAGTCCTGGATTTAGTTCGCGAGGCGCGCAGCCATGGCCAAACGGTCGTGCTCTCCTCCCATATCTTTTCCGATATCGACAGCACCTGTGACGAAGCTGCCATCATGCGTTCAGGTTCAATCGTCGCCCAACACCGCCTGGACGAACTGGCGAGCTTGCACTCCGTCCAGGCCCTGGTATCCAAGCACAACGGCCCTGCGGAACTGCCCCTCTCGCTACGAGATGAGGCAACTTACCCACCTTTTGTAAAGTTTTGCCAACTGGTCACCACCACGCGCAACGCCCCTCAACCAAATGGCGAGCCCGCTGCCAAGCTCCTCTTGCAGCTCAACGGTTCTGGCCGCGACTGGCTACCATGGCTAGCCGACCTGCAAGCCAATTGGCCAGCCTTGTGCGAATTGAAAATCGAGCGGGCGGGTATTCGCAGCATCTACGATCGACACCTCAGCACCCCAACCAATCAGGCTGTTCCCCCTGTCCAGGAGCCGTCGAATTGA
- a CDS encoding ATP-grasp domain-containing protein: MQDVVWDEPNTDWTQFDAVVIRSPWGYQRNPQKFLQTLREIEAVGTPLLNPLRICQWNIDKNYLRKLGEQGHPIVPTLWFNRLAADELPHIFEQLGSAQIVVKPTVGAGAEDTYSLNRDDPLGWQAALDAFALSPLMVQPFVQSVVTHGEFSLIYFGGRFSHAIVKKPKPKDFRVQEEHGGALNAIEADTELLRAAEGILSTVGQKLLYARVDLVLLEDGAPALMELELIEPSLYFSYAPLAATRFAETLVEMLADF, from the coding sequence GTGCAAGATGTGGTCTGGGATGAACCCAATACTGACTGGACACAGTTTGATGCCGTCGTCATCCGCTCCCCTTGGGGCTATCAACGCAATCCCCAAAAGTTCTTACAGACACTTAGGGAAATTGAAGCGGTGGGGACGCCCCTGCTCAATCCACTTCGCATCTGCCAATGGAATATCGACAAAAACTACTTGCGAAAACTTGGGGAACAAGGACATCCCATCGTTCCGACCCTATGGTTCAATCGCCTTGCAGCGGACGAACTGCCGCACATCTTTGAGCAACTAGGCTCGGCACAAATCGTCGTCAAGCCCACCGTAGGAGCGGGGGCCGAAGACACGTATTCTCTCAATCGCGACGATCCCCTGGGGTGGCAGGCGGCGCTTGACGCCTTTGCACTGTCGCCATTGATGGTGCAACCCTTTGTGCAGTCTGTGGTGACGCATGGCGAATTCTCCTTAATCTATTTTGGCGGACGGTTTAGTCATGCCATTGTGAAAAAGCCGAAACCCAAAGATTTTCGCGTCCAAGAGGAGCATGGTGGTGCGCTGAACGCCATCGAGGCTGACACGGAATTGTTGCGTGCGGCAGAGGGGATTCTCTCTACGGTGGGCCAGAAGTTGCTTTACGCACGGGTCGATCTGGTGCTTTTAGAAGATGGCGCGCCAGCCCTGATGGAACTAGAACTCATTGAACCATCGCTGTACTTTTCGTATGCACCACTCGCGGCAACGCGATTTGCGGAAACCTTGGTGGAAATGCTTGCGGATTTCTAA
- a CDS encoding Y-family DNA polymerase, which translates to MDPNLTAQESLSPAQSPKAGAPETRAAETVQPACLLADQNSGKQAGEKRVLCIWLPNWSIQRVQALEPRLASAPLLLSIRDARRGLIIAAANLAARAQGIQPGMRLSEATAVVDATVREHDPSEDLETLCQLVEQAQQFSPLVGLETLDKKRWAGRTQLHPEVILLDVSGIANLFGGELALLKSVAKWLSQQHYFGCLGLAGNVATAWAFANYATREARAGRPMYSLLPLPPELAPPSTADSDSQSAATSAPPPPPCRYYIASPETATDVLNRYPLAALRLEQATLDALQRLGIRNIGQLGQLPRDGMASRLGQPLLTRLDQLFGKIEESIITLHGQPDWSLEQTLEFPTQHHETIVEVVRQLNLELAKRLVKRGEGALRIVCRLDFVDTTPQLLQLGLFRPTNEAEHLQRLLVGQLEQHFRNQVAAPLGRVCLQATLTAPMKWRQSELFAVAEADNRQQMGRLIDTLSSRLGRAQVLRARVKRDVQPELAYTLEPLTGRRPDGTEQDALRKLSSRISRQRAEPSREDPLRRPTHLLSPAVPIEVRQHVPADINSIGHRGVAQSAPSVSEHRAPSSTAAAGTTPAWQFKYQGSWHTVVHSIGPERLESGWWRGPSARREYFRLTTTRGSWWWVYRDLKTNYWYLHGLFD; encoded by the coding sequence ATGGATCCCAATCTTACCGCCCAGGAATCATTATCGCCTGCGCAATCCCCCAAGGCAGGGGCACCCGAGACTAGGGCGGCCGAGACGGTTCAGCCCGCCTGCCTGCTCGCCGACCAAAACTCTGGAAAGCAAGCGGGAGAGAAGCGAGTGCTGTGCATCTGGCTTCCCAACTGGTCGATCCAGCGGGTGCAAGCACTCGAGCCACGCCTGGCCAGCGCCCCGCTCCTCCTTTCCATCCGCGATGCACGCCGAGGCTTGATTATTGCAGCTGCGAATCTCGCGGCTCGGGCACAGGGAATTCAGCCCGGCATGCGTCTATCGGAGGCCACTGCAGTGGTCGATGCCACCGTCCGCGAACACGACCCGTCCGAGGACCTGGAAACTCTATGCCAACTCGTTGAACAGGCTCAGCAGTTTAGCCCGCTCGTTGGGCTCGAAACGCTCGACAAAAAGCGCTGGGCGGGCCGCACACAACTGCACCCCGAAGTCATCCTGCTAGACGTCAGTGGAATCGCCAATCTGTTTGGTGGCGAGCTGGCTTTGTTGAAATCGGTAGCGAAGTGGCTTTCCCAACAGCACTATTTTGGCTGCCTGGGGCTCGCCGGAAACGTGGCCACGGCCTGGGCCTTTGCCAATTACGCAACCCGCGAAGCTCGCGCTGGCCGTCCCATGTACTCACTGCTCCCCCTGCCACCGGAACTCGCCCCCCCCTCGACAGCAGACAGCGACTCGCAGTCCGCGGCTACCTCCGCCCCCCCTCCTCCTCCCTGCCGCTACTATATCGCCTCTCCGGAAACGGCCACCGATGTTTTGAACCGCTATCCGCTTGCAGCCCTTCGGCTAGAGCAGGCAACTCTGGACGCACTGCAGCGTCTCGGAATTCGAAACATTGGCCAATTGGGACAATTACCACGCGATGGCATGGCCTCGCGCCTCGGCCAACCCTTGCTCACTCGACTCGATCAACTGTTTGGCAAGATCGAGGAATCCATAATCACTTTGCATGGGCAACCCGATTGGAGCTTGGAGCAAACCCTTGAGTTCCCCACGCAGCACCACGAGACCATCGTGGAAGTCGTTCGCCAGCTCAACCTGGAACTCGCCAAGCGATTGGTAAAGCGAGGCGAGGGGGCTTTGCGAATCGTCTGCCGCCTCGACTTTGTCGACACCACACCGCAATTGCTCCAACTGGGGCTCTTCCGTCCAACCAACGAAGCGGAGCATTTGCAAAGGTTGCTCGTCGGACAACTAGAGCAACACTTCCGCAACCAAGTCGCGGCGCCTCTGGGGAGAGTTTGCCTGCAAGCGACGCTAACGGCGCCGATGAAGTGGCGGCAAAGCGAACTATTTGCCGTCGCCGAAGCCGACAATCGGCAACAGATGGGACGCTTGATCGACACCCTAAGCAGTCGCTTGGGACGCGCACAAGTGTTGCGAGCTCGCGTGAAAAGAGATGTGCAACCCGAATTAGCTTATACGCTTGAGCCCCTAACTGGCCGACGACCAGATGGCACCGAGCAAGATGCGCTGCGCAAGCTCAGCTCGCGGATCTCTCGGCAGCGAGCGGAACCATCGCGCGAGGATCCCTTGCGGCGTCCCACTCATCTTCTATCCCCAGCGGTACCAATTGAAGTTCGGCAACACGTCCCAGCGGACATCAACAGCATCGGCCACAGGGGCGTTGCACAAAGTGCCCCCTCCGTGTCCGAACACCGCGCACCAAGCAGCACCGCTGCGGCCGGGACCACTCCAGCTTGGCAATTTAAGTATCAAGGAAGCTGGCACACGGTCGTGCACTCCATCGGGCCCGAACGGTTGGAAAGTGGCTGGTGGCGTGGTCCCAGCGCGCGACGCGAGTACTTTCGCCTCACGACCACTCGCGGTAGCTGGTGGTGGGTCTACCGAGACTTGAAGACCAACTATTGGTACCTCCATGGCCTATTCGACTGA
- a CDS encoding ImuA family protein, giving the protein MHTTHHCSPEKPPEQTQVLQRLTRDIQQLETSHRRHQETQALSTGCQPLDECLPQKGYLPGSVVEYLRLTPACGATQLALAAASEALQDKQRFLVVIDTQHRIYPPALASRGIDLKQVILVRPESRADALWAADQALRTSAVAAVVAEFDRIDDRAARRLQLAAEIGGGIALLLRSATARHQPSWAEVQWLVRSASSSNRRLQVQLARVRGGKAGAIVGLQIDSGTGKISAIEKRRGVSPLPANILPATPARRARPLAG; this is encoded by the coding sequence ATGCATACCACGCACCACTGCTCGCCAGAGAAGCCCCCGGAGCAAACGCAAGTCCTACAGCGGCTCACTCGCGATATTCAGCAGCTAGAAACATCCCATCGCAGGCATCAAGAAACACAGGCACTTAGCACCGGTTGCCAACCGCTGGACGAATGTTTACCCCAGAAGGGCTACCTACCTGGCAGCGTCGTGGAATACCTGCGTTTAACCCCAGCTTGTGGCGCTACCCAACTAGCGCTTGCCGCAGCCTCGGAAGCCCTACAGGACAAACAGCGTTTTCTGGTGGTGATCGATACGCAACACCGCATTTATCCACCAGCGCTTGCCAGCCGTGGAATTGATCTGAAGCAGGTAATTTTGGTCCGCCCCGAGTCTCGCGCCGATGCGCTCTGGGCTGCCGACCAGGCGCTGCGGACCTCGGCGGTAGCAGCCGTGGTGGCCGAATTCGACCGGATCGATGATCGGGCGGCTCGACGCTTGCAACTCGCTGCCGAGATAGGCGGTGGCATAGCCCTACTGCTGCGCAGTGCCACCGCACGTCATCAACCCAGTTGGGCGGAGGTCCAGTGGCTCGTTCGCTCCGCCTCCTCGTCGAATCGACGTTTACAAGTCCAGCTAGCGCGTGTCCGGGGTGGGAAAGCAGGAGCAATCGTGGGTCTGCAAATCGACTCTGGCACAGGCAAGATCTCGGCCATCGAGAAACGCCGCGGCGTTTCTCCCCTGCCTGCCAACATCCTGCCTGCTACTCCTGCCCGTCGCGCACGGCCACTAGCTGGCTGA
- a CDS encoding mannose-1-phosphate guanylyltransferase: protein MLHAVIMAGGSGTRFWPASRNSYPKQLLKLVGDKTMLQTTMDRLQGLVSAEQTLVMTNQHLVEQVRQQMPEVPPEQIVGEPMKRDTAACIALAASLIANADPNGVMLVLPADHVIDTDEQFQNCMRSGMKLLEQSPDRIVTFGIRPSYAAESFGYVQRGEAITDAGVPKAFRVASFREKPNQQTAEQYVTSGAYDWNSGIFMWRAATILEALRRYEPAMMKRIDAISAAMGTPSFPVTLQREFEKIDGRSIDYAVMERYPDVAVIEAPFQWDDVGSWQAIGRLTEPDEQGNCVRGKYLPIQSQRMIVMGKEDHLLVTIGMQDMIVVHTDNATLIAPKQEEERVREVVKQLQARDWTEFL from the coding sequence GTGTTACATGCGGTAATCATGGCAGGTGGGTCGGGAACTCGATTTTGGCCAGCAAGTCGCAATAGTTACCCCAAGCAGCTACTGAAGTTGGTCGGGGACAAAACGATGCTGCAAACCACCATGGATCGACTCCAGGGGTTAGTTTCCGCGGAACAAACTTTAGTGATGACCAATCAGCATTTGGTGGAACAAGTCCGCCAGCAAATGCCGGAGGTCCCCCCGGAACAAATTGTGGGGGAACCGATGAAACGCGATACCGCGGCCTGCATTGCGTTGGCCGCCTCGCTCATTGCCAACGCCGATCCCAATGGTGTCATGCTGGTTCTGCCTGCGGATCACGTGATCGACACCGACGAGCAATTCCAGAACTGCATGCGGAGTGGCATGAAGCTGCTCGAACAGTCGCCCGATCGCATCGTCACCTTCGGCATTCGCCCCAGCTATGCCGCCGAGTCGTTCGGCTACGTTCAGCGAGGCGAGGCCATCACCGACGCTGGCGTCCCCAAAGCATTCCGCGTGGCTTCATTTCGAGAAAAACCCAACCAGCAGACCGCGGAACAATATGTGACCTCCGGAGCCTACGACTGGAACAGTGGCATCTTCATGTGGCGTGCTGCCACCATCCTAGAGGCCTTGCGTCGCTACGAGCCCGCGATGATGAAACGAATCGATGCAATCTCGGCGGCCATGGGCACCCCCAGTTTTCCAGTCACCCTGCAGCGTGAATTCGAGAAAATCGATGGCCGCTCCATCGATTACGCTGTCATGGAACGCTATCCAGATGTTGCCGTAATCGAGGCTCCCTTCCAGTGGGACGACGTAGGCAGTTGGCAAGCCATCGGACGACTGACCGAGCCCGATGAACAAGGCAACTGCGTACGCGGAAAGTACCTGCCCATCCAGTCGCAACGCATGATCGTCATGGGCAAAGAAGACCACCTACTGGTCACCATAGGAATGCAGGACATGATCGTCGTGCACACCGACAACGCCACTCTAATCGCTCCTAAACAAGAGGAAGAACGGGTGCGCGAAGTCGTGAAGCAACTGCAGGCCCGAGACTGGACCGAGTTCCTCTAA